One window of Triticum dicoccoides isolate Atlit2015 ecotype Zavitan chromosome 5A, WEW_v2.0, whole genome shotgun sequence genomic DNA carries:
- the LOC119300865 gene encoding U3 small nucleolar ribonucleoprotein protein MPP10-like, with protein MAMDLDEPLAAEKGEVALQQLRGADPSVYLSPSADLAAAARAALKHFHSSLAVVSPVQPPPLPNLLAGPNFDAEQIWSQSELLSRPLLPHLHRQLRRLEHQPPAQPSATPPPSKTAEAEEGPSDEEEDGEGDESEEEEDEGGLEDTDDELESGEGEDEETEELGAKAGNGVEDRFLKMKDLEKFMEEGEELEYGGGSKGGEKKKASVNLMEDDSDEEDVDEDDGGDDEDDDDLDLEDFESDDEEGAGKSGGDIRYEDFFEESCKQQVKKRNGFTKKVHFKDELHEMEVDNIEKDDVNDGPALEDEQGLSTHEKGLLKMRNQIDIMEKASLEPSKWIMQGEVDASRRPKNSALEVDLDFEHNVRPAPVITEEVTASLEEMIKKRIAEGHFDDVEKPSTLPYKAPKQQMEMDENKSKKGLAKHYEDEFKEKTGIAPATLAISDELKNEANDLFKRICLKLDALSHFHFAPKPVIEDMSIQVNVPALAMEEVAPVAVSDAAMLAPEEVFEGKGDIKEDAELTQAERKRRRANKKRRYAESHKERPAKLRKENSSNI; from the exons ATGGCCATGGATTTGGACGAGCCGCTTGCCGCGGAGAAGGGCGAGGTGGCGCTGCAGCAGCTGCGGGGCGCCGACCCGTCCGTCTACCTCTCCCCGTccgccgacctcgccgccgccgcccgggcggCTCTGAAGCACTTCCACTCCTCGCTCGCCGTCGTCTCCCCCGTGCAGCCGCCCCCGCTCCCCAACCTCCTCGCCGGCCCCAACTTCGACGCCGAGCAGATTTGGTCCCAGAGCGAGCTGCTCTCCCGCCCCCTCCTCCCCCACCTCCACCgccagctccgccgcctcgagcacCAACCGCCTGCGCAGCCGTCGGCTACTCCTCCGCCGTCCAAGACCGCTGAAGCCGAGGAGGGCCCGTCagacgaggaggaggatggagagggTGACgaatcggaggaggaggaggatgagggtgGCCTGGAGGACACGGATGACGAGTTGGAATCGGGGGAGGGGGAGGATGAAGAAACGGAGGAGCTAGGGGCGAAGGCAGGGAACGGGGTGGAGGACAGGTTTCTGAAGATGAAGGACCTGGAAAAGTttatggaggagggggaggagctggagtacGGTGGGGGTTCCAAGGGAGGAGAGAAGAAGAAGGCTAGTGTAAACTTGATGGAGGACGATAGTGATGAGGAGGATGTGGATGAAGATGACGGgggtgatgatgaagatgatgacgatttGGAT TTGGAAGATTTTGAGTCTGATGATGAAGAGGGTGCGGGGAAATCCGGCGGAGATATAAG GTATGAGGATTTTTTTGAGGAAAGCTGTAAGCAACAAGTCAAGAAGAGAAATGGTTTCACAAAGAAAGTCCACTTCAAGGATGAATTGCATGAAATGGAAGTGGATAACATTGAGAAGGATGATGTAAATGATGGTCCAGCATTAGAG GATGAACAAGGTCTTTCAACTCATGAAAAGGGGCTCTTGAAGATGCGTAAccaaatagacataatggagaaagCTAGTCTTGAACCCAGTAAATGGATCATGCAGGGAGAG GTTGATGCTTCCAGGAGGCCCAAAAATAGTGCCCTGGAAGTGGATCTTGATTTTGAGCATAATGTAAGACCTGCCCCAGTAATCACGGAGGAAGTCACAGCTTCTCTCGAGGAGATGATCAAGAAAAGAATTGCGGAG GGTCATTTTGATGATGTTGAAAAGCCTTCAACCTTGCCGTATAAAGCTCCAAAGCAGCAAATGGAGATG GATGAAAACAAGAGCAAAAAGGGTCTTGCCAAACATTATGAG GATGAGTTTAAGGAAAAAACTGGCATTGCACCTGCCACACTTGCTATTTCAGATGAACTGAAGAATGAG GCAAATGATTTATTTAAGAGGATATGCTTGAAGTTGGATGCGCTCTCTCATTTCCACTTTGCCCCAAAGCCG GTCATTGAGGATATGTCTATACAAGTTAATGTACCTGCTCTAGCAATGGAAGAG GTTGCACCTGTAGCTGTTTCAGATGCCGCAATGCTCGCTCCCGAAGAAGTTTTTGAAGGGAAAGGGGATATTAAAGAAGACGCGGAGCTTACACAAGCTGAGCGCAAAAGAAGAAGAGCCAACAAGAAGAGGAGATATGCAG AATCACACAAGGAGAGGCCAGCCAAGCTGCGGAAAGAGAACTCATCAAATATATAG